From the genome of Aggregicoccus sp. 17bor-14:
GGGGGATGCGGAAGGCGAGCAGCAGGAGGCCCGGGCGGCCGTGGCGGAAGGGCTCCTCGAGCAGCTCCCGGGGGGGCGGGTGGGAGGCCGCCTCGATCGCGAGGAAGCCGCCCCCGGGCACCCCCACCCAGATGCTGCGCAGCGAGCCGTCCGGGTGCAGGTGGCGCTGCAGCTCGGGGAAGCCGAGCAGGTCCCGGTAGAAGGCGGCGGTGCGCTCCAGGTCGTGCACCTGGAGGGCGACATGGTGAAAGCCCTGAACGTCCGTCATGCGCGGATGCTACGCTGCGCCCCCCCATGGCGCGACTGCTCTTCGTCGAGGACAACCACGAGCTCGCCTCGCTGATGGCCGCTGCGGCCGGCGCCCGGGGCCATGCGGCCCACGCCGTGCACTCGGGCGAGGAGGGGCTCGCCGCGGCGCGCGAGCGCGGCTTCGACGCAGCCGTGGTGGACCTGCTCCTGCCGGACATGCGCGGCGGCGAGGTGCTCGCCGAGCTGCGGCTGCTGGGGCTGCCCGCGGTCGCCATCAGCGGCGTGTACAAGGGGGACCGCTTCGCGCGCGAGGCCGTGGAGGTGCACGGCGCGCGCGCCTTCTTCGAGAAGCCCTTCGAGCTCTCCGCCCTCCTCGAGTCGCTCGAGCGCCTGGTGGGCACCGCGGTGCCCCCGCCCGAGGGACCCGAGCCGGCCGCCGAGCTGGAGGAGCTGCTGCCGCTCGAGGAGTCGGACGTGGCCCCCGAGCCGCGAGCGCCGGCTCCGCCCCCGCAGCCGAGCCCGCCCGCGAAGGCCCCGGAGCCCGCGCTGCCCCCTGCGGCTCCTGCCCCCGCCGCGCTGCCCCTGCCCTTCGCCGAGCGCGAGCGGGTGTGGGCCAAGGGCGGCAGCGCCCCGGCCGCGGCAGCAGCACGCCCCGCCCTTCCCGACTGGCAGCTGGCCGGAGACCTCGCCACCACCGCCGTGCCCCGGCTGCTCAACGCGTACTACGAGGCGCGGCACGGCGGAGAGCTGAAGCTGCGCCAGGGCCAGGTGCTCAAGGTCGTGTACTTCGAGGCGGGACGCCCGGTGTACGCCGCCTCGAACCTCGCGCAGGAGCGCTTCGGGCGCTTCTGCGTGCGCCGCGGCGTGCTCACCGAGACGGACCTGCAGCAGGTGGCGGCGCTGTGCCAGGAGCAGAACGTGCGCACCGGCGAGGCCATGGTGCGGCTCGGGCTCCTCCGCGAGGAGCAGCGGCGCGAGCTGCTCGAGCAGCAGGTGAAGGAGATCCTCTGGGCCACCTTCGCCTGGACCAGCGGCTCCTACGGCTTCAGCCCCCAGCGCCCGCAGCGCTCGGACCTGGTGCGCCTCTCGGTGTTCCCGGGAGACCTCATCCTCGAGGGCGTGCTGCGCACCGAGTCGCTCGTGCAGCTGCGCCAGCACATGCGCGCCGGACGCAAGCTCTTCCCCCGCACGGACCCTCCCTACGGCCTCAACGAGTTCTCGCTCAGCGGCGGCCAGGCGCTGCTGCTCGCGTACGCGGACGGGAGCAAGACCGTCGAGGACCTGCTCACGCTCACGGACCTCCCGGAGCGAGAGGCGCTCGGGACGCTGCGGGCCTTCGAGCTGCTGGGGCTGGTGGAGGAGCGCAGCGGGGACGCCGCCCGGCGGCGGATCACCTTCGGGCTCTAGCCCCGGACCCGGGCCAGCCGCCGCAGCAGCCCTGCGAGCGCGAGCAGCGACACTGCGCTCGCGCCCGCCGGTGCACCGCCGCAGCCACAGGACTGCGGCTCCGGCGAAGGCGCCGCGGCCTCGCTGATGCG
Proteins encoded in this window:
- a CDS encoding response regulator; the protein is MARLLFVEDNHELASLMAAAAGARGHAAHAVHSGEEGLAAARERGFDAAVVDLLLPDMRGGEVLAELRLLGLPAVAISGVYKGDRFAREAVEVHGARAFFEKPFELSALLESLERLVGTAVPPPEGPEPAAELEELLPLEESDVAPEPRAPAPPPQPSPPAKAPEPALPPAAPAPAALPLPFAERERVWAKGGSAPAAAAARPALPDWQLAGDLATTAVPRLLNAYYEARHGGELKLRQGQVLKVVYFEAGRPVYAASNLAQERFGRFCVRRGVLTETDLQQVAALCQEQNVRTGEAMVRLGLLREEQRRELLEQQVKEILWATFAWTSGSYGFSPQRPQRSDLVRLSVFPGDLILEGVLRTESLVQLRQHMRAGRKLFPRTDPPYGLNEFSLSGGQALLLAYADGSKTVEDLLTLTDLPEREALGTLRAFELLGLVEERSGDAARRRITFGL
- a CDS encoding VOC family protein → MTDVQGFHHVALQVHDLERTAAFYRDLLGFPELQRHLHPDGSLRSIWVGVPGGGFLAIEAASHPPPRELLEEPFRHGRPGLLLLAFRIPRAAREGALAAFARAGVPLEHQTRWSLYVRDPEGNRIALSHHPED